In Rouxiella sp. WC2420, the following proteins share a genomic window:
- the emrA gene encoding multidrug efflux MFS transporter periplasmic adaptor subunit EmrA codes for MSANAEVQQPTPPPVNKKKKSRKVALLLLTGIFVIIAIAYLIYWFLVLRHFQDTDDAYVSGNQVQVMAQVSGSVTDVNFDSTDFVKKGDTLVQLDPTDAEQAFERSKTALASSVRQTHQLMINSKQYQANVVLRQTQLSQVQADLKRRVILGKVDAIGREDLQHAHDAVDSAKAQLDVAIQQLNANQAMVLNTPVAQQPQVMQAAAQVRDAWLALQRTKIVSPVDGYVSRRTVQVGQQINPSVALMAVVPADHIWVDANFKETQLANMRIGQSATVVSDIYGDDVTYHGKVVGMDMGTGGAFSLLPAQNATGNWIKVVQRLPVRIELDNNEVKKHPLRIGLSTLVTVDTQNLDGLVLADKVRSEPLYQTSALTLNLAPVNAIINDVINANAG; via the coding sequence ATGAGCGCGAATGCGGAAGTTCAACAACCTACCCCGCCACCAGTGAACAAGAAAAAGAAATCTCGTAAAGTTGCCTTGCTGCTTCTGACCGGGATCTTTGTGATCATTGCAATTGCATACCTGATCTACTGGTTTTTAGTGCTGCGTCACTTCCAGGATACCGATGATGCCTACGTTTCTGGCAATCAGGTACAGGTGATGGCACAGGTTTCTGGCAGCGTTACCGACGTTAATTTCGACAGCACCGACTTCGTCAAAAAAGGCGATACGCTGGTTCAGCTTGATCCTACCGATGCCGAGCAGGCTTTTGAACGATCCAAAACAGCGTTGGCAAGCAGCGTGCGCCAGACACATCAGCTGATGATCAATAGCAAACAGTATCAGGCCAATGTGGTGCTGCGTCAGACCCAGCTTAGTCAGGTTCAGGCCGACCTGAAACGCCGAGTGATTCTGGGCAAAGTCGATGCAATTGGTCGTGAAGATCTGCAACACGCCCATGACGCGGTAGACAGCGCCAAAGCGCAGCTTGACGTGGCTATTCAGCAACTTAATGCCAATCAGGCAATGGTGCTGAACACGCCGGTTGCCCAACAGCCGCAGGTGATGCAGGCCGCCGCGCAGGTGCGTGATGCCTGGTTGGCACTGCAACGAACTAAAATTGTCAGCCCGGTTGATGGCTATGTTTCACGCCGTACTGTTCAGGTCGGCCAGCAGATTAACCCATCGGTCGCACTGATGGCCGTGGTGCCAGCCGATCACATCTGGGTCGATGCCAACTTTAAAGAAACTCAGCTGGCAAATATGCGTATTGGCCAATCGGCAACCGTGGTCAGCGATATCTACGGTGATGACGTGACTTATCACGGTAAAGTGGTCGGCATGGACATGGGTACCGGTGGCGCGTTCTCACTGCTGCCAGCCCAGAATGCTACCGGTAACTGGATCAAAGTGGTTCAGCGCCTGCCGGTACGTATCGAACTCGATAACAACGAAGTGAAAAAGCATCCGCTGCGCATTGGATTATCCACACTGGTGACCGTTGACACGCAGAATCTTGATGGCCTGGTCCTGGCGGATAAAGTGCGTTCTGAACCGCTGTATCAGACATCGGCCCTGACATTAAATCTGGCACCGGTTAACGCCATTATTAATGACGTTATCAATGCCAATGCGGGCTAA
- a CDS encoding MFS transporter — MTTSTISSDKKSHPVLSPGLILLMAVATGLAAASNYYAQPLLETIARAFHLSVNQAGFIVTTAQLGYAMGLLFLVPLGDMFERRTMIVVMTLLAAAGLLITANSTSISMMLVGTALTGLFSVVAQVLVPLAATLAEPARRGKIVGMIMSGLLLGILLARTVSGLLASLGGWRTVYWVASVLMVLMALVMWRVLPRHKQETHLNYLQLMKSIFTLFFSTPVLRTRALIGMFIFANFSALWTSMAFLLAGPDYHYSEGVIGLFGLVGAAGALAATRAGHLADKGKAHLVTTYGLILLLLSWLPVAYGQHSIIALILGIIVLDLCVQGVHITNQSVIYKSMPEARNRLTAGYMTSYFIGGAIGSVVSASAFQMAGWYGVCTAGAIFCAINLLVWLSGHKHRIG, encoded by the coding sequence ATGACAACCTCAACAATATCTTCTGATAAAAAGTCGCATCCGGTACTCAGTCCGGGCCTGATCCTGTTAATGGCAGTTGCAACAGGACTGGCTGCTGCCAGTAACTATTATGCCCAGCCATTGCTGGAAACCATCGCCAGAGCCTTCCACCTGTCGGTGAATCAGGCCGGATTTATTGTGACAACCGCCCAGTTGGGCTACGCCATGGGGCTGCTGTTCCTGGTGCCACTCGGTGATATGTTTGAACGTCGCACCATGATTGTGGTGATGACACTGCTCGCGGCTGCAGGTTTGCTTATCACCGCCAACTCGACCTCAATTTCAATGATGCTGGTCGGCACCGCGCTGACAGGTTTGTTCTCAGTGGTGGCACAAGTGTTGGTTCCTCTGGCTGCAACGCTTGCCGAACCGGCACGCCGAGGGAAAATTGTCGGCATGATCATGTCGGGACTGCTGCTGGGTATTTTGCTGGCACGAACAGTGTCGGGGCTACTCGCCTCGCTGGGCGGTTGGCGCACGGTATATTGGGTGGCCAGCGTACTGATGGTATTAATGGCGCTGGTAATGTGGCGTGTGCTTCCTCGTCACAAGCAGGAAACGCATCTCAACTATCTGCAATTAATGAAATCAATTTTCACCCTGTTCTTCTCAACCCCGGTACTGCGAACTCGTGCGCTAATAGGCATGTTTATCTTTGCTAACTTCAGCGCACTCTGGACCTCAATGGCATTCCTGCTGGCTGGCCCTGACTACCATTATTCCGAAGGCGTGATTGGGTTATTTGGTCTGGTTGGTGCTGCCGGAGCTTTGGCTGCAACCCGCGCGGGACATCTTGCCGATAAAGGCAAGGCACATTTAGTGACTACCTATGGGCTAATCCTGCTGCTACTTTCGTGGCTCCCTGTCGCCTATGGCCAGCACTCGATTATTGCACTTATTCTGGGAATTATTGTGCTGGATCTCTGTGTTCAGGGCGTACATATCACTAATCAGAGTGTTATCTACAAATCGATGCCCGAGGCGCGCAACCGCCTTACGGCCGGTTATATGACCAGCTATTTTATAGGCGGTGCTATTGGCTCAGTGGTATCAGCGTCGGCTTTTCAGATGGCCGGATGGTATGGCGTTTGTACAGCCGGGGCTATTTTCTGTGCAATCAACTTGTTAGTTTGGCTTTCTGGACACAAGCACAGAATAGGCTGA
- a CDS encoding NAD(P)-dependent alcohol dehydrogenase: MQSYRFEHFESLEGLKRVEEEKPLPGRNQVLIRVRACSLNYRDLAIFHGTGTIARKEGVIPLSDGVGEVVEIGDAVKLFKIGDRVAGSFFPYWIGGARDAHSNRGVYGAQTDGWLTQYKVVDEETLVSIPDYLSWEQAATLPCAAVTAWNSLQQLRPLKPGETVLTQGTGGVALFAVQFAKLMGARVIALTSSDEKAQLLTSLGADHVTNYRQHPEWSGIVRELTHGQGVARVVEIGGPGTLTQSLLSTAPGGEIALLGFVAEGSPSVDFMTLFRSGVTVKPFSVGSREDFIAMNRALTLSQLQPVVGKIFSFEDSLEAWRYFDSRQQTGKVVISIN; the protein is encoded by the coding sequence ATGCAAAGCTATCGTTTTGAACATTTTGAAAGTCTCGAAGGGCTGAAACGAGTTGAAGAAGAAAAACCGCTGCCGGGGCGTAATCAGGTATTAATCAGGGTTCGGGCCTGTAGTCTTAACTATCGCGACCTGGCGATTTTCCACGGTACCGGCACGATAGCGCGCAAGGAAGGCGTTATCCCGTTATCAGACGGCGTGGGCGAAGTGGTCGAAATTGGCGACGCGGTGAAGCTGTTTAAAATTGGCGATCGCGTGGCGGGCAGCTTTTTCCCCTATTGGATAGGTGGCGCAAGAGATGCCCATTCTAATCGAGGTGTCTATGGTGCTCAGACCGATGGCTGGTTAACTCAATATAAAGTGGTTGATGAAGAGACTCTGGTCTCGATCCCTGATTATCTTAGCTGGGAGCAGGCTGCGACCTTGCCGTGCGCGGCTGTTACGGCGTGGAACAGCCTGCAACAGCTGCGTCCGTTAAAGCCGGGTGAAACAGTGCTGACACAGGGAACCGGCGGTGTAGCGCTGTTTGCAGTGCAGTTTGCCAAACTGATGGGGGCGCGCGTGATTGCGCTGACTTCGAGTGATGAAAAAGCTCAGCTGCTGACTTCGTTGGGTGCCGATCATGTCACTAATTATCGTCAACACCCTGAATGGTCAGGCATAGTGCGTGAGTTAACTCATGGTCAGGGCGTAGCACGGGTCGTAGAAATAGGTGGTCCGGGCACGCTGACTCAGTCATTGCTTTCGACAGCACCGGGCGGCGAAATCGCTTTGCTGGGATTCGTTGCAGAAGGCAGTCCATCGGTTGATTTTATGACGCTGTTTAGAAGTGGTGTAACCGTCAAACCTTTCAGCGTCGGTAGTCGAGAAGACTTTATCGCCATGAATCGTGCGCTGACCCTTAGCCAGCTTCAACCTGTGGTGGGTAAGATATTTAGCTTTGAAGATTCGCTAGAAGCCTGGCGCTATTTCGACAGTCGCCAGCAAACGGGCAAGGTAGTTATTTCGATTAATTAA
- a CDS encoding tRNA-uridine aminocarboxypropyltransferase, giving the protein MPDNAVLRLRAQRLAKSTRPYLARGSRVIRCQSCLLPMRNCLCGTIAPQLAKSRFCLVMFDTEPLKPSNTGRLIADILPDTQAFMWSRMETDPALLAAIADPARQPYVVFPASFVKAPRQVFTELPQNSKPPLFIMLDGTWNEARKMFRKSPYLDGLPVFSLDVSAKSNYVLRESPRADQHCTVEVAAALLEKSGDIQASESMSALFELFRTKYLAGKPHHPVHQLTANCEESL; this is encoded by the coding sequence ATGCCGGACAATGCCGTACTGCGCTTGCGCGCCCAGCGCCTCGCAAAATCAACTCGCCCCTATTTGGCACGTGGCTCACGCGTGATCCGCTGTCAATCGTGTTTGCTTCCGATGCGCAACTGCCTGTGCGGCACAATCGCACCACAGCTGGCGAAAAGCCGCTTTTGTCTGGTGATGTTCGATACCGAGCCGCTTAAACCGAGCAATACCGGGCGCTTGATTGCCGATATACTGCCGGATACTCAGGCATTTATGTGGTCACGGATGGAAACCGATCCAGCTTTGCTGGCGGCCATTGCCGATCCTGCGCGGCAGCCTTATGTGGTATTCCCGGCCTCTTTTGTCAAAGCACCACGCCAGGTATTTACCGAACTGCCTCAGAACAGCAAGCCACCGCTATTTATCATGCTTGATGGAACCTGGAACGAGGCGAGAAAAATGTTTCGCAAAAGTCCATATTTGGACGGCTTACCGGTGTTTTCACTCGATGTCAGCGCAAAATCTAACTATGTATTGCGCGAATCGCCGCGCGCAGATCAGCATTGTACGGTAGAGGTCGCAGCAGCTTTACTGGAAAAATCCGGTGATATTCAGGCCTCTGAGAGCATGTCAGCGCTATTCGAACTGTTTAGGACTAAATATTTAGCCGGAAAACCTCATCATCCGGTGCATCAACTCACAGCAAATTGCGAAGAAAGCCTCTAG
- the mprA gene encoding transcriptional repressor MprA, whose product MESSFAPIEHMLNFRAKKQKDFPYQEILLTRLCMHMHSKLLENRNKMLKAQGINETLFMALITLDARESHSIQPSELSAALGSSRTNATRIADELEKRGWIERRESDNDRRCLHLHLTADGEAFIQKLLPPQHKSLHFLWSTLDVEEQKELETLTRKLLTRLDQMDATSTL is encoded by the coding sequence ATGGAAAGTTCATTCGCACCTATTGAACACATGTTGAATTTCCGAGCAAAAAAGCAAAAAGATTTCCCTTACCAGGAGATACTGCTCACTCGCCTATGTATGCACATGCATAGCAAGTTGCTGGAAAATCGAAACAAGATGCTGAAAGCGCAAGGGATCAACGAGACACTGTTTATGGCGTTGATTACGCTGGATGCTCGGGAATCGCATAGCATTCAACCTTCAGAGCTAAGCGCTGCGTTAGGGTCATCTCGTACCAACGCGACCCGTATTGCCGATGAGTTAGAAAAGCGCGGATGGATTGAAAGGCGTGAGAGCGACAACGATCGTCGCTGCCTGCATTTACACCTGACGGCGGACGGTGAAGCCTTTATTCAGAAGCTTTTGCCGCCTCAACATAAAAGTTTGCATTTCCTCTGGTCCACACTGGATGTAGAAGAACAGAAAGAGCTGGAAACACTAACCCGCAAACTGCTGACACGCCTTGACCAGATGGATGCAACCTCAACATTATAA
- a CDS encoding tRNA/rRNA methyltransferase — MNDSFSGKNGKVKVMYVRSDDDGDNRNKDQRPSNNKGRPGDKARPGSRPFEGRNNERRGSDSRGESRGPDARRGDSLPSRPASRPGRDTEGSGSSSPWENSSPWKTVSRAPDDESVPDHGGISGKSFIDPEQLRRQRQEETRVYGENACQALFASRPDSIVRAWFVQSVTPRFREALRWMAANRKAYHVVEDDELAKASGTEHHGGVCFLIKKRQGLDAETYLQTAPAKDCVLALENVGNPHNLGGIMRTCAHFGINGMLVQDPAQLESGAAVRTAEGGAEHVKAIVADNFIDVLDSFRKAGYTIVTTSSHKGTALGKAELPAKMVLVLGEESDGLSDSAWQQGDLNVAIGGTGKVESLNVSVATGILLAEWWRQNQG, encoded by the coding sequence ATGAACGATTCATTCAGTGGAAAGAACGGCAAAGTCAAAGTGATGTACGTCCGCAGTGACGACGACGGCGATAACCGAAATAAAGATCAACGTCCTTCGAACAATAAAGGACGTCCAGGTGATAAAGCTCGCCCGGGTTCCCGTCCCTTTGAAGGTCGCAACAATGAACGTCGCGGCAGTGACTCACGCGGTGAATCGCGCGGTCCTGATGCACGTCGCGGTGACTCGCTTCCGAGTCGCCCGGCAAGCCGACCAGGCCGTGATACTGAAGGCTCAGGTTCATCTTCCCCGTGGGAAAATTCCTCACCGTGGAAAACCGTTTCTCGTGCACCTGATGATGAGTCAGTGCCGGATCACGGTGGCATCAGCGGTAAGAGCTTTATAGACCCTGAGCAGCTGCGTCGTCAGCGTCAGGAAGAAACCCGTGTCTATGGCGAAAACGCCTGTCAGGCACTGTTTGCAAGCCGTCCGGACTCAATCGTTCGCGCCTGGTTTGTGCAATCGGTCACGCCGCGCTTTCGTGAAGCCCTGCGTTGGATGGCGGCTAACCGCAAAGCGTATCACGTAGTTGAAGACGATGAGCTGGCAAAAGCATCAGGCACCGAGCACCACGGTGGCGTATGTTTCTTGATCAAAAAGCGTCAAGGTCTGGATGCAGAGACTTATCTGCAAACCGCACCGGCCAAAGACTGTGTGCTGGCGTTGGAAAACGTCGGTAACCCGCATAACCTCGGCGGTATCATGCGTACCTGTGCGCACTTTGGTATCAACGGAATGCTGGTTCAGGACCCCGCTCAGCTGGAGTCCGGTGCAGCAGTGCGTACCGCTGAAGGTGGTGCAGAACACGTTAAAGCGATTGTTGCAGACAACTTTATTGATGTGCTGGACAGCTTCCGTAAAGCCGGTTACACCATCGTAACCACTTCCAGCCACAAAGGGACTGCACTCGGTAAAGCCGAATTGCCGGCCAAAATGGTGTTGGTATTAGGTGAAGAGAGCGACGGTTTGTCTGATAGCGCATGGCAGCAGGGTGACCTGAACGTCGCTATCGGCGGCACCGGTAAGGTCGAAAGCCTTAACGTTTCGGTTGCGACCGGCATTTTGCTGGCCGAATGGTGGCGTCAGAATCAGGGCTGA
- the trxC gene encoding thioredoxin TrxC, whose translation MNTICSSCQATNRLSEERIDDGAKCGRCGHPLFEGEVVHATAATLDKYLQDDLPVVIDFWAPWCGPCVNFAPIFEDVAGERAGKVRFIKINTEAEPELGARFRIRSIPTIMVFNQGKMVDQLSGAMPKAPFNQWLNESL comes from the coding sequence ATTAATACGATTTGCTCATCATGCCAAGCGACTAACCGCTTGTCTGAAGAACGCATTGACGACGGTGCCAAATGTGGCCGTTGTGGTCACCCGCTGTTTGAAGGTGAAGTGGTCCATGCCACGGCGGCAACTCTGGATAAATACCTGCAAGATGATTTGCCGGTAGTTATTGATTTCTGGGCACCGTGGTGTGGTCCTTGCGTTAACTTCGCGCCCATCTTTGAAGATGTTGCAGGCGAACGTGCAGGTAAAGTGCGCTTTATCAAAATTAATACTGAAGCCGAACCTGAACTTGGCGCGCGTTTTCGTATTCGCAGCATTCCGACCATTATGGTGTTCAACCAAGGTAAAATGGTTGATCAGTTAAGCGGTGCAATGCCTAAAGCGCCGTTTAACCAATGGCTCAATGAATCATTGTAA
- a CDS encoding cupin domain-containing protein: MDPLDDVFAAMRLQSALYSRLIPCAPWGVSFVKSASIRFGFIVSGHGWLIVEGQDQPIELRQGEGFLVQPNILFSLADNPASPTRWCEDIFADCQGKNLSFGGEGEAADILCGYFTFDSAGAEPLLSLLPPAIAIPADATRSPLLEATLKLLAIETVEQNLGSRIVISRLADVLFVQAIRAHCLREQTQRGWIAALADARLSSVVKRMHQDIAQQWSLQTLATEAGMSRSSFAVHFKAVTGETPGDYLTQWRMYRTRCFLRHPQLTLTNIADRVGYDSAITLGRAFKRFSGITPGEYRQQLGLRLSANAIEQQ, translated from the coding sequence ATGGATCCTCTCGACGACGTATTTGCCGCCATGCGCCTGCAATCCGCGCTGTATTCTCGCCTGATACCCTGTGCGCCATGGGGCGTTAGCTTTGTTAAAAGCGCCTCTATTCGTTTCGGTTTTATTGTCTCTGGCCATGGCTGGCTGATAGTTGAAGGTCAGGATCAGCCTATTGAACTGCGCCAGGGTGAAGGTTTTCTGGTCCAGCCTAATATTTTATTTTCTCTGGCCGATAACCCCGCCAGCCCGACGCGATGGTGTGAAGATATATTTGCCGATTGTCAGGGCAAGAATCTCAGCTTTGGTGGTGAAGGCGAGGCCGCCGATATTCTCTGCGGCTATTTCACTTTTGACAGTGCAGGAGCAGAACCGCTGCTGTCATTATTGCCCCCTGCAATCGCTATTCCGGCTGATGCGACACGCTCACCACTGCTCGAGGCAACGCTGAAACTGCTGGCAATTGAGACGGTTGAGCAAAATCTGGGATCGCGCATTGTCATTAGCCGACTGGCCGATGTGCTGTTTGTACAAGCTATCAGAGCGCACTGTCTGCGTGAGCAAACACAACGTGGCTGGATTGCGGCACTGGCAGATGCCAGGCTCAGCAGCGTGGTTAAACGTATGCATCAAGATATTGCTCAACAGTGGAGTCTGCAAACGTTGGCAACTGAGGCAGGAATGTCGCGATCGTCTTTTGCCGTTCACTTTAAGGCAGTAACCGGCGAAACACCGGGAGATTACCTGACACAATGGCGAATGTATCGAACGCGCTGTTTCTTGCGCCATCCCCAGTTAACGCTTACTAACATTGCAGACCGTGTTGGCTATGACTCGGCGATTACTTTAGGTCGGGCGTTTAAACGTTTTTCTGGAATAACACCGGGGGAATATCGCCAACAGCTCGGCCTGAGATTGTCAGCAAACGCCATAGAACAACAATAG
- a CDS encoding efflux transporter outer membrane subunit: MFLPLSWRFTPLFAVLLLAGCASSNNIAPQSTLLNNQQLKLKQQQVSSLAISPQWWRGLQDSQLDNLMTETLQNSPSLRQAAARVREAQSVMGEANAANGPYVDLNASSNRQKISQNTYQPFLNGYPGNPVYETTNTLGLNLSYEFDWWGKYRNQVNAAKAQVDSARAEQAQAALTLSSSVASTYYQLQANFAVQKVLQQEVDNNQHLADLRKAQYEAGVYGVDIPQQTQAQADGAKQQIIELQSQIDQQKHQLAALAGKGPDAMNNLHAVALPGDDILAPKGDLTIDLLGKRPDIVAQRELVESYSQRIAAAKKDFYPSLSISAFAGLSTVNYGSTSPNLFEAASQAWNLAPAISLPIFHAGALRSKLGEESALYDQSVESYNQTLLNAIQQTADALTVQKSSAQQLQQSLSAEKSLQEVYRVANARYSAGTIGRDQLLTSQAALLQQQQAALTASSNVLQAKISLIRALGGGYQAPAADTKA; this comes from the coding sequence ATGTTTCTTCCACTCAGCTGGAGATTTACTCCGCTGTTTGCAGTCTTGTTGCTGGCGGGTTGCGCCTCCAGCAATAATATTGCCCCTCAGTCTACGCTGCTGAATAATCAACAGCTTAAACTGAAACAGCAACAAGTCAGCTCATTAGCAATCAGCCCTCAGTGGTGGCGTGGTCTTCAAGACTCGCAACTCGACAACCTAATGACTGAAACTCTGCAAAATTCACCCTCTTTACGTCAGGCAGCTGCGCGCGTACGCGAAGCTCAAAGTGTGATGGGTGAAGCCAATGCGGCTAACGGCCCTTACGTTGATCTTAACGCTTCAAGCAATCGCCAGAAAATATCGCAGAATACCTACCAGCCTTTCCTTAACGGGTATCCTGGCAATCCGGTGTATGAGACCACCAATACTTTGGGCCTCAACCTGAGCTATGAGTTTGACTGGTGGGGTAAATATCGCAATCAGGTCAACGCCGCCAAGGCCCAGGTCGATTCGGCACGTGCGGAACAGGCGCAGGCAGCTCTGACGCTGTCCAGCTCGGTGGCATCAACCTATTACCAGCTGCAGGCCAATTTTGCGGTGCAAAAGGTTCTGCAGCAAGAAGTCGACAACAATCAACATTTAGCTGATTTGCGCAAGGCGCAATATGAGGCAGGGGTTTATGGCGTAGATATTCCGCAACAAACTCAGGCACAGGCCGACGGAGCCAAGCAGCAAATTATTGAGCTACAGTCGCAGATCGACCAGCAGAAACACCAGTTGGCCGCACTGGCAGGCAAAGGCCCGGATGCGATGAACAATTTGCACGCCGTCGCGCTGCCAGGTGACGATATTCTGGCACCCAAGGGTGATTTAACCATTGATTTACTGGGTAAACGCCCAGACATCGTCGCGCAACGCGAGCTGGTCGAGTCTTACTCGCAGCGCATTGCCGCAGCGAAAAAAGACTTTTATCCAAGCCTGTCGATTAGCGCTTTCGCAGGCTTGAGCACGGTCAACTATGGCAGCACCAGCCCCAATCTGTTTGAAGCAGCAAGCCAGGCGTGGAACCTCGCCCCGGCTATTTCGCTGCCTATTTTCCACGCGGGCGCATTGCGCAGCAAGCTGGGTGAAGAGTCGGCGTTATACGACCAGTCTGTCGAGTCCTATAACCAGACATTGTTGAACGCAATTCAGCAAACTGCCGATGCTCTTACGGTGCAGAAAAGCTCTGCCCAACAGCTTCAACAGTCTTTATCCGCTGAGAAATCCCTGCAAGAAGTGTATCGCGTTGCCAACGCTCGTTATTCCGCTGGCACCATCGGACGCGACCAGTTGCTCACCAGTCAGGCTGCACTACTGCAACAGCAGCAGGCTGCACTGACAGCATCGAGCAACGTACTGCAGGCGAAAATCAGTTTAATCCGTGCGTTAGGTGGTGGTTATCAAGCCCCTGCTGCGGACACAAAAGCATAA
- the emrB gene encoding multidrug efflux MFS transporter permease subunit EmrB, with protein MAVRKPLEGAPLAWMTVALAMATFMQVLDSTIANVAIPTIAGNLGASNSQGTWVITSFGVANAISIPITGWLAKRIGEVRLFLWATGLFALASWLCGVSNSLEMLIFFRVIQGLVAGPLIPLSQSLLLNNYPPAKRSTALALWSMTVIVAPICGPILGGYISDNYHWGWIFFINIPIGIVVVLLTLRTLKGRETETQIRPIDSVGLVLLVLGIGCLQVMLDRGKELDWFNSPEIITLTIVAVVCIAFLIVWELTDDNPIVDLSLFKSRNFTIGTLCISLAYMLYFGSIVLLPQLLQEVFGYTATWAGLASAPVGILPVLMSPIIGRFAHKLDMRWLVTFSFIMYAVCFYWRAYTFEPAMDFAASALPQFIQGFAVGCFFMPLITIILSGLPPSRMAAASSLSNFTRTLAGSIGTSITTTMWSNRESLHHSHLTESITPFDPATQQAYSQLEGIGMSHQQASGYIARQITNQGLIISANEVFWAAGGVFLLLLILVWFARAPFTAGGDGGGAH; from the coding sequence ATGGCTGTTAGAAAACCGCTGGAGGGCGCGCCACTCGCCTGGATGACGGTGGCGCTGGCTATGGCCACCTTCATGCAAGTGCTGGACTCGACCATTGCCAACGTAGCGATCCCGACCATTGCCGGTAACCTCGGGGCATCCAACTCGCAGGGCACCTGGGTTATTACCTCGTTCGGGGTGGCCAACGCCATTTCGATTCCGATCACCGGTTGGCTGGCCAAACGTATCGGTGAAGTTAGGCTTTTCCTGTGGGCGACGGGGCTTTTTGCCCTTGCATCCTGGCTGTGCGGCGTGTCCAACAGCCTGGAAATGCTGATCTTCTTCCGTGTGATTCAGGGGCTGGTGGCGGGTCCGCTGATCCCGCTGTCGCAGAGTCTGCTGTTAAACAATTATCCCCCCGCCAAGCGAAGTACCGCGCTGGCGCTATGGTCGATGACGGTCATCGTTGCGCCAATTTGCGGTCCGATCCTTGGCGGCTATATCAGCGATAACTATCACTGGGGATGGATCTTCTTTATCAACATCCCGATCGGTATTGTGGTGGTGCTGCTGACGCTGAGAACGCTGAAGGGTCGCGAAACCGAGACTCAGATCAGGCCAATCGACAGTGTGGGGCTGGTGCTGCTGGTGCTGGGGATCGGCTGTTTGCAGGTGATGCTCGACCGAGGCAAAGAGTTGGACTGGTTCAACTCGCCGGAGATCATTACCCTAACCATTGTCGCCGTGGTGTGCATAGCGTTCCTGATTGTCTGGGAACTGACTGACGACAACCCGATAGTCGATTTATCGTTATTCAAATCGCGCAACTTTACCATCGGTACATTGTGTATCAGCCTTGCCTACATGCTCTACTTCGGCTCGATTGTGCTTTTGCCGCAGCTATTGCAGGAGGTATTTGGCTATACCGCAACCTGGGCGGGTCTGGCGTCGGCACCGGTGGGGATCCTGCCGGTATTGATGTCGCCGATCATCGGGCGCTTTGCTCACAAGCTGGATATGCGCTGGCTGGTCACATTCAGCTTCATTATGTATGCAGTGTGCTTCTACTGGCGCGCCTATACGTTTGAACCAGCAATGGACTTTGCTGCCTCGGCCTTGCCACAGTTTATTCAAGGGTTCGCGGTGGGTTGCTTCTTTATGCCACTGATAACTATCATCTTATCAGGATTACCTCCTTCCAGAATGGCGGCGGCATCGAGTCTGTCTAACTTTACCCGAACTCTGGCGGGTTCGATTGGCACCTCGATCACCACCACCATGTGGAGTAATCGCGAATCGCTGCACCATTCGCATCTGACGGAAAGCATTACGCCGTTTGATCCGGCAACCCAGCAGGCTTACAGCCAGCTAGAGGGCATAGGTATGAGCCACCAGCAGGCATCAGGCTATATTGCCAGGCAGATAACCAATCAGGGGCTGATTATTTCCGCCAATGAGGTTTTCTGGGCGGCTGGCGGCGTATTCCTGCTGTTGCTGATTCTGGTATGGTTTGCCCGAGCACCCTTTACCGCAGGCGGCGATGGCGGCGGCGCACATTAA